The proteins below come from a single Cupriavidus pauculus genomic window:
- a CDS encoding glycosyltransferase: MPTIVHVTEALGGGVLHCIELLANEQIRAGHRVIVVHSIREETPPVSVLDTGFHRDVQRIVLDMRTEPGWSDLGAVLKLAVLLRRHGADAVHLHSSKAGALGRVAALLSGLIGRTCYSPHGFAFLRRDISARKRGLFLRIEQALGLLGARVTACSASEARYARLAVRSRRTCLLENAIDLDTAARLGGREGGGRVRVVTSGRVTYAKAPWRFGLMARALADPDATCFDWLGDGDDDVRRRWLAGTPVRITGWLERDALLRELATSDIFVMTSLWEGMPIALIEAQAMGIPAVVSRVSGNRDIVRHGVTGFVAGSDEELIAYTWQLVRDASLRARMGEAARRAAHARFGKEAFARRSLDIYFGEKTTMPSLHPKPRPELP; encoded by the coding sequence ATGCCGACGATCGTTCATGTGACCGAAGCGCTGGGCGGCGGCGTGCTCCACTGCATCGAGCTGCTGGCCAACGAGCAGATACGCGCGGGGCACCGTGTGATCGTCGTGCATTCGATCCGCGAGGAGACGCCGCCGGTGTCGGTGCTCGACACGGGGTTTCATCGCGACGTGCAGCGCATCGTGCTCGACATGCGGACGGAGCCGGGATGGTCCGATCTCGGCGCGGTGCTGAAGCTGGCCGTGCTGCTGCGCCGGCATGGCGCCGACGCGGTGCATCTGCATTCGTCGAAGGCTGGCGCGCTCGGCCGAGTGGCGGCGCTGCTGTCGGGACTGATCGGCCGTACGTGCTACTCGCCGCACGGTTTTGCATTCCTGCGGCGCGATATCTCCGCGCGCAAGCGCGGGCTGTTCTTGCGTATCGAACAGGCGCTCGGGTTGCTGGGCGCGCGTGTCACGGCGTGCTCGGCGAGCGAGGCGCGCTACGCGCGACTTGCGGTGCGCAGCCGCCGGACGTGCCTGCTCGAGAATGCGATCGACCTCGACACGGCGGCGCGCTTGGGCGGGCGCGAGGGCGGTGGACGCGTGCGCGTGGTGACCAGCGGCCGCGTCACGTATGCGAAGGCGCCGTGGCGCTTCGGCCTGATGGCGCGCGCGCTGGCGGATCCGGACGCGACGTGTTTCGACTGGCTTGGCGACGGCGATGACGACGTGCGCCGGCGCTGGCTCGCGGGAACGCCGGTACGGATCACGGGCTGGCTCGAGCGCGATGCGCTGCTGCGGGAGCTGGCTACCTCCGACATCTTCGTCATGACCTCGCTGTGGGAGGGCATGCCGATCGCGCTGATCGAAGCGCAGGCCATGGGCATCCCGGCCGTCGTGAGCCGCGTGTCGGGCAACCGTGACATCGTGCGGCACGGTGTCACGGGGTTTGTCGCGGGCTCCGACGAGGAACTGATCGCCTACACCTGGCAGCTCGTGCGCGATGCATCCTTGCGCGCACGGATGGGGGAGGCGGCTCGCCGCGCCGCGCATGCGCGTTTCGGCAAGGAAGCCTTCGCGCGGCGGTCGCTCGATATCTACTTCGGCGAAAAGACGACGATGCCCTCGCTGCATCCCAAGCCGCGGCCGGAGCTGCCATGA
- a CDS encoding polysaccharide biosynthesis tyrosine autokinase: MKPDLPMTLPQMTSNEVDLGAYLDTILESRRLVAAIAAAFIVLGVLYAVLAPPVYRADIMLQVEDSTDGAAGGNLVANVSSLFQVKSVTAGEIEILRSRLVVATAVDKLRLYIDADPVRFPLIGDWIARRQRGLSTPGLMGMGGYAWGAERIAVERFDVPRALEELPFRVVALGNGRYRLDGKALDGATGPREGAVGQTLIVPTPDGAVALHVTAMEARAGAEFEVVRHSRNGIVESIQKQLDIQEKGKQQSGVIGVRLEGTDPDLTARTMNEIGAEYVRQNVDRKSAEAAKSLEFLDGELPKLKATLERAEARFNDYRRAHGVIDVSDEARLTLQYAVDAQTQLLGLEQKRSDLNSRFAANHPSIGTIDEQIGALRRVLGDVDKRIRKLPAVEQEVVRLRRDVQVNNELYLALLQSAQQLSLLKAGKVGSVRVVDEAVQPELPVKPVAWLVVAVSAVVGLFVGMIAAIVRDRMFGGITDVDEIERYVGMSVYATIPSAQPQRELTRQVSAKAAGTHLLAITHPHEPAVESLRSLRTALQFAMIDAPNNIVFVTGPTPGVGKSFISANFSALIASAGKRVLLIDGDLRRGYLNQYFGRTRERGVSDVLAGTCKLASAIHRTPIDNLDFLSTGALPPNPSELLHSPAMAALLAEVSAQYDVVLLDGPPALAVSDAVILAPLAGITFVVARAGRTRAGELAEIQRRLEQNGVNVKGVLLNYLNPRSGRQSYGGKYGSYRYVAYEYAPAKH; this comes from the coding sequence ATGAAGCCAGACCTTCCCATGACGCTGCCGCAGATGACCTCGAACGAGGTGGATCTGGGCGCCTACCTCGACACCATTCTCGAATCCCGCCGCCTCGTGGCGGCCATTGCCGCGGCGTTCATCGTCCTGGGCGTGCTGTATGCCGTGCTGGCGCCGCCGGTCTATCGCGCGGACATCATGCTGCAGGTGGAGGACAGCACCGACGGGGCGGCCGGCGGCAACCTCGTGGCCAACGTCTCGAGCCTGTTTCAGGTGAAGTCCGTCACGGCGGGCGAGATCGAGATCCTGCGTTCGCGCCTCGTGGTGGCGACCGCAGTGGACAAGCTCCGCCTCTATATCGACGCGGATCCGGTTCGCTTTCCGCTGATCGGCGACTGGATCGCGCGCCGGCAGCGCGGCCTGTCCACGCCCGGCCTCATGGGCATGGGCGGCTATGCGTGGGGGGCGGAGCGCATTGCGGTGGAACGTTTCGACGTGCCGCGCGCGCTCGAGGAGCTGCCGTTCCGTGTGGTTGCGCTCGGCAATGGCCGCTACCGGCTCGACGGCAAGGCGCTCGATGGCGCGACAGGGCCGCGCGAGGGCGCCGTGGGCCAGACGCTGATCGTACCGACGCCCGACGGTGCCGTGGCGCTGCATGTCACGGCGATGGAGGCGCGGGCTGGGGCGGAGTTCGAGGTCGTGCGCCATTCGCGCAACGGCATCGTCGAAAGCATCCAGAAGCAGCTCGATATTCAGGAGAAGGGCAAGCAGCAGTCGGGCGTGATCGGCGTGCGGCTGGAGGGGACCGATCCGGACCTGACCGCGCGCACGATGAACGAGATCGGCGCCGAGTATGTGCGGCAGAACGTCGATCGCAAGTCGGCGGAAGCGGCCAAGTCGCTCGAATTCCTCGATGGCGAACTGCCCAAGCTGAAGGCGACGCTCGAACGCGCGGAGGCGCGCTTCAACGACTATCGCCGCGCGCATGGCGTGATCGATGTCAGCGACGAGGCGCGGCTGACGCTGCAGTATGCGGTCGATGCCCAGACGCAGCTGCTGGGGCTCGAGCAGAAGCGATCGGACCTGAACAGCCGCTTTGCCGCGAACCATCCGAGCATCGGCACGATCGACGAACAGATCGGTGCGCTGCGCCGGGTGCTCGGCGACGTGGACAAGCGCATTCGCAAGCTGCCTGCCGTGGAGCAGGAAGTCGTGCGTCTTCGCCGCGACGTGCAGGTCAACAACGAGCTGTATCTGGCCCTGCTGCAGAGCGCGCAGCAGCTGAGCCTGCTCAAGGCCGGCAAGGTGGGCAGCGTGCGCGTGGTGGACGAGGCCGTGCAGCCGGAACTGCCCGTCAAGCCCGTGGCGTGGCTCGTGGTGGCGGTGTCCGCGGTGGTGGGGCTTTTCGTGGGCATGATCGCGGCGATCGTGCGCGACCGCATGTTCGGCGGCATCACGGACGTGGACGAGATCGAGCGCTATGTGGGCATGAGCGTCTACGCGACGATTCCCTCGGCGCAGCCGCAGCGCGAGCTGACGCGCCAGGTAAGCGCGAAGGCCGCCGGCACGCACCTCCTGGCGATCACGCATCCGCACGAGCCCGCGGTGGAGAGCCTGCGCAGCCTGCGCACGGCGCTGCAGTTCGCGATGATCGATGCGCCCAACAATATCGTGTTCGTCACGGGACCGACGCCCGGCGTGGGCAAGTCGTTCATCTCCGCCAATTTCTCCGCGCTGATCGCAAGCGCGGGCAAGCGCGTGCTGCTGATCGACGGCGATCTGCGGCGCGGCTATCTGAATCAGTACTTCGGCCGCACGCGAGAGCGCGGTGTCTCGGATGTGCTCGCCGGCACGTGCAAGCTCGCCTCGGCGATCCACCGCACCCCCATCGATAACCTCGACTTCCTGTCCACGGGCGCGCTGCCGCCGAACCCGTCGGAGTTGCTCCATTCGCCCGCGATGGCCGCGCTGCTTGCCGAGGTATCGGCGCAATACGACGTCGTGCTGCTCGACGGTCCGCCGGCACTGGCCGTGTCCGATGCGGTCATCCTCGCGCCGCTCGCGGGCATCACGTTCGTCGTCGCGCGCGCGGGCCGCACGCGCGCCGGAGAGCTGGCGGAGATCCAGCGCCGCCTCGAGCAGAACGGCGTGAACGTCAAGGGCGTGCTGCTCAATTACCTGAACCCGCGTTCGGGCCGCCAGAGCTATGGCGGCAAGTACGGCAGCTATCGCTACGTGGCCTACGAATATGCGCCCGCCAAGCACTGA
- a CDS encoding low molecular weight protein-tyrosine-phosphatase — translation MIERVLVVCIGNICRSPMAEALLRTQLGALSIRSAGISALVGHPADGIAIDLLGQRGIDLHHHRAHALTARMCSEADLILVMDRAQRRTVETMSVATRGKVFRLGEHGDFDIADPYRKSRAVFAACLDDIARGVDDWVRRIRTLD, via the coding sequence ATGATCGAGCGCGTCCTCGTGGTCTGCATCGGCAATATCTGCCGGAGCCCGATGGCCGAAGCGCTGTTGCGCACCCAGCTCGGCGCGCTTTCGATTCGCTCGGCGGGCATCTCGGCGCTGGTCGGCCATCCGGCCGATGGCATCGCCATCGATCTGCTCGGGCAACGCGGCATCGATCTCCACCATCATCGCGCCCACGCGCTCACGGCCCGCATGTGTTCCGAGGCCGATCTCATTCTCGTCATGGACCGCGCGCAGCGCCGCACGGTCGAGACGATGAGCGTGGCCACGCGCGGCAAGGTGTTCCGCCTGGGCGAGCACGGAGACTTCGATATCGCCGACCCATATCGCAAGAGCCGCGCGGTGTTTGCCGCGTGCCTGGATGACATCGCGCGGGGCGTCGACGACTGGGTGCGGCGCATTCGCACGCTGGACTGA
- a CDS encoding polysaccharide biosynthesis/export family protein, with protein MNASAKLSRRAGIVLAAALISACAQIPGMQVSGDARDRAIDPNAPDATPEITQITPTLVRQQGEQAAAQRTEILQHYAALAATPSAYRVGPNDVLSITIWDHPELIAPNLTYTVGPSGITLPTQAGSAPPLSGYMVSASGEIQLPYAGLVQVAGKTEIEIQSIVTQRLTPFIKRPQVTVRVGAYLSQRVYLAGEVRQAGMVPITGVPMTLPAALAAAGGAAETGDESRIVLSRAGRSYTLSLPEMVANDINPGSVLLRNDDIVRVLPRENFKVTVAGEVLQPRSVPMRNDGRLTLSEALGESGGVRGDTAAPNAIYIMRAGNRAESPQIFRLDSKSPFALALAERFDLQARDVVYVDTTGLVRWNRLISLLLPSVNSVYTGTRIGGVR; from the coding sequence TTGAACGCTTCCGCCAAGTTGTCGCGGCGGGCCGGCATCGTGCTGGCCGCCGCGCTGATCTCCGCTTGCGCGCAGATACCGGGCATGCAGGTATCCGGCGACGCGCGCGACCGCGCCATCGACCCGAACGCGCCCGATGCGACGCCGGAGATCACCCAGATCACGCCCACGCTCGTGCGGCAGCAGGGCGAGCAGGCGGCCGCGCAACGCACGGAGATCCTGCAGCACTACGCGGCGCTCGCGGCCACGCCGTCCGCCTATCGCGTGGGGCCCAACGACGTGCTGTCCATCACCATCTGGGATCATCCGGAGCTCATTGCGCCGAACCTTACCTACACGGTGGGACCGTCGGGCATCACGTTGCCGACGCAGGCCGGTTCGGCACCGCCGCTGTCCGGGTACATGGTCAGCGCGAGCGGCGAGATCCAGTTGCCCTACGCGGGTCTGGTGCAGGTCGCGGGCAAGACCGAGATCGAGATCCAGTCCATCGTCACGCAGCGCCTGACGCCGTTCATCAAGCGGCCGCAGGTGACCGTGCGCGTGGGCGCCTATCTGAGCCAGCGTGTATACCTGGCGGGCGAAGTCAGACAGGCCGGCATGGTGCCGATTACGGGTGTGCCGATGACGCTGCCGGCCGCGCTCGCGGCTGCGGGCGGGGCCGCGGAAACCGGCGACGAGAGCCGCATCGTGCTGAGCCGCGCGGGCCGCAGCTACACGCTGAGCCTGCCGGAGATGGTCGCCAACGATATCAATCCGGGATCGGTCCTGCTGCGTAACGACGATATCGTGCGTGTGCTGCCGCGCGAGAACTTCAAGGTCACGGTGGCGGGGGAGGTGCTACAGCCGCGCAGCGTACCGATGCGCAACGATGGCCGCCTTACGCTGAGCGAGGCGCTCGGCGAGTCCGGCGGCGTGCGCGGGGATACCGCCGCGCCGAACGCCATCTACATCATGCGCGCGGGCAACCGCGCGGAGTCCCCGCAGATCTTCAGGCTCGACAGCAAGTCACCATTCGCGCTCGCGCTTGCCGAGCGATTCGACCTCCAGGCGCGCGACGTCGTGTACGTCGATACCACGGGGCTCGTGCGCTGGAACCGCCTGATCAGCCTGCTGCTGCCGTCGGTCAACTCGGTGTACACGGGCACGCGCATCGGAGGTGTCCGATGA
- a CDS encoding undecaprenyl-phosphate glucose phosphotransferase: MADMFCVALGAMAAYRGLGSMAGWSAWPSAFAGMVTCLGALMMPAFGVYQSWRGRSMTELVFRLTLGWSSALLAGYALALLFHRANDEPAAWYVGWYGLSWVSMVVLRMVAYGIMRALRSRGFDTRYVAIVGCNEHGRSLIERLQTHANAGWVPVCVFDARAVSGAAASGLPVYNSLPAFARRVRQQRVKELWLALPMHEERAIGDVLREFEHDFVNIRFLPNVRNLVPKSAQVSELLGAPAINLVASPGSGEAVFFKAVFDRLFSAAALICLSPLMLLIALAIKATSPGPVFFRQTRKGIDGREFQIYKFRSMVVHAEAAGTVTQARRNDARITPLGRFLRRTSLDELPQFINVMRGEMSVVGPRPHAVQHDDQYKSLLKGYMLRYRVKPGITGWAQVNGCRGETEQVQKMADRLYFDLYYMQHWSLWLDMRIVWMTLCKGFTGANAY, translated from the coding sequence ATGGCAGACATGTTCTGCGTCGCGCTCGGGGCAATGGCCGCCTACCGTGGACTCGGATCGATGGCGGGCTGGAGCGCGTGGCCCAGTGCGTTCGCGGGCATGGTGACGTGCCTGGGCGCGCTGATGATGCCTGCTTTCGGCGTCTATCAATCGTGGCGCGGCCGCTCGATGACGGAACTCGTGTTCCGTCTCACACTGGGCTGGTCCTCCGCGCTGCTCGCGGGCTACGCCCTCGCACTGCTGTTCCACCGCGCGAACGACGAGCCGGCGGCCTGGTACGTGGGCTGGTACGGCCTGTCGTGGGTGTCCATGGTGGTGTTGCGCATGGTGGCCTACGGCATCATGCGCGCGCTGCGCAGCCGGGGCTTCGACACGCGTTACGTGGCGATCGTCGGCTGCAATGAACACGGCAGGAGCCTGATCGAACGGCTGCAGACCCACGCCAATGCGGGGTGGGTACCGGTCTGCGTGTTCGATGCGCGCGCCGTGTCCGGCGCCGCGGCGTCGGGCCTGCCCGTGTACAACTCGCTGCCGGCGTTCGCGCGGCGCGTGCGGCAGCAGCGCGTCAAGGAGCTGTGGCTCGCGCTGCCGATGCACGAGGAACGCGCGATCGGCGACGTGCTGCGCGAGTTCGAGCACGACTTCGTCAACATCCGCTTTCTGCCCAACGTCCGCAACCTCGTGCCGAAGTCCGCGCAGGTGTCGGAGCTGCTCGGCGCGCCCGCGATCAACCTCGTCGCATCGCCGGGTTCGGGCGAAGCGGTGTTCTTCAAGGCCGTGTTCGACCGCCTGTTCTCGGCCGCCGCGCTAATCTGCCTGAGCCCGCTGATGCTGCTGATCGCGCTCGCGATCAAGGCCACCTCGCCGGGACCGGTGTTCTTCCGCCAGACGCGCAAGGGCATCGATGGGCGCGAGTTCCAGATCTACAAGTTCCGCTCGATGGTCGTGCACGCCGAAGCGGCCGGCACGGTCACGCAGGCGCGGCGCAACGATGCGCGCATCACGCCGCTGGGCAGGTTCCTGCGCCGTACGAGCCTCGACGAACTGCCGCAGTTCATCAACGTCATGCGCGGCGAGATGTCGGTGGTGGGGCCGCGTCCCCATGCCGTGCAGCATGACGATCAATACAAGTCGCTGCTCAAGGGTTACATGCTGCGCTACCGCGTCAAGCCCGGCATCACGGGCTGGGCCCAGGTCAACGGCTGCCGCGGCGAGACCGAGCAGGTGCAGAAGATGGCGGACCGCCTGTACTTCGATCTCTATTACATGCAGCACTGGTCGCTATGGCTCGACATGCGCATCGTCTGGATGACGTTGTGCAAGGGTTTCACGGGAGCCAACGCCTACTGA
- a CDS encoding VWA domain-containing protein, which translates to MQFIWPQMLWLLLALPLLAAAYVYLLARRKKIALLYASLALPRAALGPRQRLRRHIPPLLFLFALTAAILACARPSATVTLPADVLTLVLAVDTSRSMEATDVAPSRIVAAQQAARDLIVGLPASVRLGIVTFATTATVVQPPTNNRQDMLDALDRFQLQRGTATGSGLIQALAVLFPDDGIDLENILFNGAWERGSRPGSLDEAAAADAARKRQQQRPPAEPGSYRHGAVILLSDGRRTTGPDPIEAARMAAQRGVRVYTVGFGSPQGVTGGDNSLSYFMQLDEPALRAVATMTGGEYFQAGSASDLSKVYRQLTARFALERKETEVSALFAAASVLLLVIAGTLSILWFRR; encoded by the coding sequence ATGCAGTTTATCTGGCCGCAAATGCTCTGGTTGCTGCTCGCGCTCCCGTTGCTGGCAGCCGCCTACGTCTATCTGCTCGCGCGGCGGAAAAAGATCGCGCTCCTTTATGCCAGTCTAGCGCTACCGCGCGCTGCATTAGGTCCCCGCCAACGTCTGCGGCGGCACATACCACCCTTGCTTTTTCTGTTTGCACTGACCGCCGCGATTCTTGCGTGCGCGCGGCCCAGCGCAACCGTGACATTGCCCGCTGACGTGCTCACGCTGGTATTGGCCGTCGATACCTCGCGCAGCATGGAGGCGACCGATGTCGCGCCTTCGCGTATCGTCGCCGCGCAGCAGGCCGCGCGCGATCTCATCGTCGGATTGCCCGCCAGCGTGCGGCTGGGCATCGTGACCTTTGCCACGACGGCCACCGTCGTGCAGCCGCCGACGAACAACCGCCAGGACATGCTCGATGCGCTGGACCGGTTCCAGCTACAGCGTGGGACCGCGACCGGCAGCGGTTTGATCCAGGCGTTGGCCGTGCTGTTTCCGGACGATGGAATCGACCTCGAAAACATCCTGTTCAACGGCGCATGGGAGCGCGGCAGCCGCCCCGGCTCGCTCGACGAGGCCGCGGCCGCCGATGCGGCACGCAAGCGCCAGCAGCAGCGGCCGCCGGCGGAACCGGGTTCGTACCGCCACGGCGCGGTCATCCTGCTCAGCGACGGGCGGCGCACGACGGGCCCCGATCCGATCGAGGCCGCGCGCATGGCCGCGCAGCGCGGCGTCCGCGTCTACACCGTGGGCTTCGGTTCGCCGCAGGGTGTGACGGGCGGCGACAACAGCCTGTCCTACTTCATGCAGCTGGACGAACCCGCGCTGCGCGCGGTGGCGACGATGACGGGCGGCGAATATTTCCAGGCGGGCTCGGCGTCCGATCTCAGCAAGGTGTACCGGCAGCTCACGGCGCGCTTCGCGCTCGAGCGCAAGGAGACCGAGGTCAGCGCGCTGTTCGCGGCGGCATCGGTGTTGCTGCTGGTGATCGCCGGTACGCTATCGATACTCTGGTTCCGCCGCTGA
- a CDS encoding trypsin-like peptidase domain-containing protein, which translates to MKRVTIYGWISVAIALVFAAGVGTVWLVQPKPRVLTQADIDAAVLHTLTTKSLPSRTARAAEAVRESVVEIRGYSPSEKTLAAASAPNAPNGSPKNAPKDDPKKRKAEKKDPAQDRAGKSAKPPPAGLSRPDELAKDPARDATKDPTGGKDKSTDRRKDATGPKGAPAGDDEPSHIGSGVVVTESGTVITNYHVVAGARRLEVRFHDGYVAEATVVQAIPEKDLAIVKPMSIPDDLPAATLGSSRDLAPGSEVVAVGFPFGIGPSVSAGVVSGLDREFISPDSKVKLDKLIQFDAAANPGNSGGPLVNMNGEVVGIVTAILNPSQSGTFIGIGFAITIESAGGSLGSSPF; encoded by the coding sequence ATGAAGCGGGTGACGATCTACGGATGGATCTCGGTGGCGATCGCACTGGTGTTTGCAGCCGGTGTGGGGACCGTCTGGCTCGTGCAGCCCAAGCCGCGCGTGCTCACGCAGGCGGACATCGACGCGGCCGTCCTGCACACGCTGACGACGAAGAGTCTGCCGTCGCGCACGGCCCGCGCGGCCGAGGCGGTGCGCGAGTCGGTGGTCGAGATTCGCGGCTATTCCCCCTCCGAGAAAACGCTGGCCGCGGCCTCCGCGCCCAATGCGCCCAACGGCTCCCCCAAGAACGCGCCCAAGGACGATCCGAAAAAACGCAAGGCCGAGAAGAAGGATCCGGCGCAGGATCGCGCGGGCAAGTCCGCGAAGCCGCCCCCGGCCGGACTCTCGCGTCCCGATGAACTCGCGAAGGATCCCGCAAGGGATGCGACGAAGGATCCCACCGGCGGCAAGGACAAATCCACGGACCGCCGCAAGGATGCGACGGGCCCCAAGGGCGCGCCCGCCGGCGACGACGAGCCGAGCCACATCGGGTCGGGCGTGGTCGTGACCGAGAGCGGCACCGTCATCACCAACTATCACGTCGTGGCGGGCGCAAGGCGCCTGGAGGTGCGCTTTCACGACGGTTATGTGGCCGAGGCCACAGTCGTGCAGGCGATTCCCGAAAAAGACCTCGCCATCGTCAAGCCGATGTCGATTCCCGACGACCTGCCCGCCGCCACGCTCGGCTCCAGCCGCGATCTCGCGCCGGGCTCGGAAGTGGTCGCGGTCGGCTTTCCGTTCGGCATCGGCCCTTCCGTCTCGGCCGGCGTGGTGTCGGGGCTCGATCGCGAGTTCATCTCGCCGGACAGCAAGGTCAAGCTCGACAAGCTCATTCAGTTCGACGCGGCGGCGAATCCCGGCAATTCCGGCGGCCCGCTGGTCAACATGAACGGCGAGGTCGTCGGTATCGTCACCGCCATCCTCAACCCCAGTCAGAGCGGCACCTTTATCGGCATCGGTTTTGCCATCACGATCGAGAGTGCGGGCGGTTCCCTTGGATCTTCTCCTTTCTGA